From the Maioricimonas rarisocia genome, one window contains:
- a CDS encoding sulfatase-like hydrolase/transferase, translating into MSLGTLFSSVQQHGRTLLQGVGRTIAALLVTLSLVGVIRADEASSHPNVVLIMTDDQGWGDIASHGNRWISTPNMDRIASEGARFERFYVSPVCAPTRASLMTGRYSLRTGVHGVTGGAENMRPNEVTLAEIFQSAGYATGCFGKWHNGRHYPMHPNGQGFDEFVGFCAGHWNNYFDARLEHNGDWFESDGYITDVITDHALSFIDENQSKPFFTYLPYNAPHTPWQVPDSYWEKYDDPELDPAARCAYAMCESIDDNIGRILKKLDDLALSEQTVVLFLTDNGPNSNRYNGGMRGRKGSVHEGGVRVPLFVRWPGHIEAGTVVEPITMHIDLLPTLVDLCGVPMPETHPLDGRSLAPLLMDAPGVDWPDRILLTFRTRGGQPEFLRGAARDQRYRAVLENAKQGWQLYDMQADPGQKQNIASDHPDIVASLRSEFEGAVAAIQPEQLTPLPIPVGHGRRVEIPGHEALFHPAEGEGISYYGEHGYANDWIDNWTDIQAWPYWRIDVHQAGRYEVTLQYAATPDAVGTKLRVEAGDHSVTGTITEPHAGPFLPVYNRFGTKEAPFRVWKPLTLGTIKLPAGQTQLRIRAVEKPGDEVAEIKEVHLTPVK; encoded by the coding sequence ATGTCCCTTGGCACACTCTTCTCGTCAGTGCAGCAGCACGGCCGCACGCTACTCCAGGGAGTTGGCCGAACCATCGCGGCACTGCTGGTCACGTTGTCGCTGGTTGGCGTCATCCGGGCCGACGAGGCGAGCAGCCATCCGAATGTCGTCCTCATCATGACGGATGACCAGGGGTGGGGGGACATCGCCTCGCACGGCAACAGGTGGATCAGCACGCCGAACATGGACCGCATCGCGAGCGAAGGGGCACGCTTCGAACGGTTCTACGTCTCGCCAGTCTGTGCACCGACGCGGGCCAGCTTGATGACCGGCCGTTACAGCCTGCGAACCGGCGTGCACGGCGTGACCGGTGGTGCCGAGAACATGCGGCCGAACGAAGTCACCCTTGCAGAGATCTTCCAGTCGGCCGGGTACGCGACCGGTTGCTTCGGCAAATGGCACAACGGTCGCCACTACCCGATGCATCCGAACGGACAGGGATTCGACGAGTTCGTCGGCTTCTGTGCGGGTCACTGGAACAACTACTTCGACGCCCGTCTGGAACACAACGGCGATTGGTTCGAGTCCGACGGCTACATCACCGACGTCATTACCGACCACGCCCTGTCATTCATCGACGAGAACCAGTCGAAGCCATTCTTCACTTACCTGCCGTACAACGCTCCGCATACCCCGTGGCAGGTCCCCGACAGCTACTGGGAGAAGTACGACGACCCGGAACTCGATCCGGCCGCCCGGTGCGCCTACGCGATGTGCGAATCGATCGACGACAACATCGGTCGCATCCTGAAGAAGCTCGACGATCTCGCCCTGTCGGAGCAGACAGTCGTCCTGTTCCTTACGGATAACGGACCGAACTCGAACCGCTACAACGGCGGCATGCGGGGACGGAAGGGAAGCGTGCACGAAGGGGGCGTTCGCGTTCCGCTGTTCGTCCGCTGGCCAGGCCATATCGAAGCCGGCACCGTCGTCGAACCGATCACCATGCACATCGACCTGCTCCCGACACTCGTCGATCTGTGCGGCGTTCCGATGCCGGAAACCCATCCCCTCGACGGTCGCAGCCTCGCACCGTTGTTGATGGACGCGCCGGGCGTCGACTGGCCCGACCGAATTCTGCTGACGTTCCGAACCCGGGGAGGGCAGCCAGAGTTCCTGCGTGGTGCAGCACGTGACCAGCGCTACCGGGCTGTCCTCGAGAATGCGAAGCAGGGTTGGCAGCTTTACGACATGCAGGCTGATCCCGGACAGAAGCAGAACATCGCCTCAGACCATCCGGACATCGTCGCCAGTCTGCGGTCCGAGTTTGAAGGTGCAGTCGCAGCGATCCAGCCGGAACAGCTTACGCCGCTGCCAATCCCCGTTGGCCACGGACGGCGAGTCGAGATCCCGGGTCACGAAGCGTTGTTCCACCCGGCCGAAGGGGAGGGGATCAGCTATTACGGCGAGCACGGATACGCGAACGACTGGATCGACAACTGGACCGACATCCAGGCCTGGCCGTACTGGAGAATCGACGTGCATCAGGCCGGCCGCTACGAGGTGACGCTGCAGTATGCAGCAACTCCCGATGCCGTCGGGACGAAGCTTCGCGTCGAAGCGGGTGATCATTCGGTAACCGGCACCATCACCGAGCCTCACGCGGGTCCGTTCCTGCCGGTCTACAATCGCTTCGGCACCAAAGAGGCCCCCTTCCGCGTCTGGAAGCCGTTGACGCTGGGAACGATCAAGCTTCCGGCCG
- a CDS encoding sulfatase family protein gives MNITSLLHRTERHWWRPAFRNATRTAAIVLAVLAISCARPIFAADSSPNVVIIFTDDQGYADVGCFGAEGFETPHLDRMADEGMRFTSFYVAQAVCGASRAALLTGCYPNRIGMLGAPSHRSSHGINANEVLIPELCKQKGYATAMYGKWHLGHHRPFLPMQHGFDDYFGLPYSNDMWPYHPERPDAYPDLPLIDGNEIANPKVTPEDQVWLTTWYTERAVKFIDEHHEDPFFLYVAHSMPHVPLFVSDKYAGKSEQGMYGDVISEIDWGVGQILEALERNGVDEQTLVIFTSDNGPWLSYGNHAGSAGPLREGKGTTWEGGVREPCIMRWPGHIPAGTTCNELAATIDLFPTIAGLIGAELPDHPIDGKDIWPLMSGHPAAETPHEVFYYYWGNHLQAIRSGDWKLHFPHNFRSLTGEPGNDGKPDGYTQGKTGLALFNLREDIGETTDVKEQHPEVVSRLKELAEEARKELGDSATKQKGSGFRPPARLSDFEN, from the coding sequence ATGAACATCACTTCCTTACTGCACCGGACTGAACGTCACTGGTGGCGTCCGGCATTCCGCAATGCCACGCGGACTGCCGCAATCGTGCTGGCGGTACTGGCCATCAGCTGTGCTCGCCCGATCTTCGCTGCCGACTCTTCCCCCAACGTCGTCATCATCTTCACGGACGACCAGGGGTACGCCGACGTCGGCTGCTTCGGTGCCGAAGGCTTCGAAACGCCCCACCTCGATCGCATGGCCGACGAAGGGATGCGGTTTACCAGCTTCTACGTCGCTCAGGCCGTCTGTGGGGCGTCCCGCGCCGCACTACTGACCGGCTGCTACCCGAACCGCATCGGAATGCTGGGCGCCCCCAGTCACCGCTCCAGCCACGGCATCAACGCCAACGAGGTCCTCATCCCCGAACTGTGCAAGCAGAAGGGATACGCCACCGCCATGTACGGCAAGTGGCACCTGGGACATCACCGGCCGTTCCTCCCGATGCAGCATGGCTTCGACGACTACTTCGGCCTGCCGTACTCGAATGACATGTGGCCGTACCATCCCGAGCGTCCGGACGCTTACCCCGATCTGCCGCTCATCGACGGAAACGAGATCGCCAATCCGAAGGTGACGCCCGAAGACCAGGTCTGGCTGACGACGTGGTACACCGAACGGGCCGTCAAGTTTATTGACGAACATCATGAGGACCCGTTCTTCCTCTACGTCGCCCACTCAATGCCGCACGTGCCGCTGTTTGTCTCCGACAAGTACGCCGGCAAAAGCGAACAGGGGATGTACGGCGACGTTATCTCGGAGATCGACTGGGGCGTCGGTCAGATTCTCGAAGCGCTTGAGCGTAACGGCGTCGACGAACAGACGCTGGTGATCTTCACGTCCGACAACGGCCCGTGGCTGAGCTACGGCAACCACGCCGGCTCCGCAGGACCGCTGCGAGAAGGGAAGGGGACGACCTGGGAAGGCGGAGTCCGCGAGCCCTGCATCATGCGGTGGCCGGGCCATATTCCCGCCGGCACCACGTGCAACGAACTGGCCGCCACCATCGACCTGTTCCCCACGATCGCGGGTCTGATCGGTGCCGAGCTTCCCGACCATCCGATCGACGGCAAGGACATTTGGCCGCTGATGTCGGGCCATCCGGCCGCCGAGACTCCGCACGAAGTCTTTTACTACTACTGGGGCAATCATCTGCAGGCGATCCGCAGCGGCGACTGGAAGCTGCACTTCCCACACAACTTCCGCAGCCTGACCGGCGAACCGGGCAATGACGGCAAGCCGGACGGCTACACCCAGGGGAAGACCGGGCTGGCGCTGTTCAATCTGCGCGAGGACATCGGCGAAACGACCGACGTGAAGGAGCAGCACCCGGAAGTCGTTTCCCGCCTCAAGGAACTGGCCGAGGAAGCCCGCAAGGAACTGGGGGACTCTGCGACGAAACAGAAGGGAAGCGGCTTCCGTCCGCCGGCTCGCCTGTCTGATTTCGAGAACTGA
- a CDS encoding BON domain-containing protein — MSRPILSTGLLGLTLAISLAADSAQAQSQGLFGSGNSALSATSTRGSGNIGGGSSASTFSQAGGSGLAGPQLSGTDQLGALSEQIGQGPFIGGSDNSGRFVGNERAGQQTLQGSGPQFVRGGGGAGGFNATNRQTTPSNQPVIRPQLRIDFNFQPRARTSVSTSLGRVLQRYPAENVVGGPLDIIVGPDGTVVVSGMVKSEKAAALALALVRLEPGVREVVDQLVIAEEALPPTLPQP, encoded by the coding sequence GTGTCCCGTCCGATCCTGTCAACCGGCCTTCTCGGCCTGACGCTTGCCATCAGCCTCGCTGCCGATTCGGCCCAGGCGCAGTCACAGGGGCTGTTCGGCAGCGGCAACAGCGCTCTGTCGGCAACATCGACCCGCGGCAGCGGTAACATCGGAGGTGGCAGTTCTGCGAGTACCTTCAGCCAGGCGGGCGGTTCCGGTCTCGCCGGGCCGCAGCTGAGCGGAACCGATCAGCTCGGTGCTCTCAGCGAACAGATCGGTCAGGGCCCCTTTATCGGGGGGAGCGATAACTCCGGCCGCTTCGTCGGCAACGAACGGGCCGGGCAACAGACGCTGCAGGGCTCAGGACCACAGTTCGTCCGTGGCGGCGGCGGTGCGGGTGGCTTCAATGCCACGAATCGCCAGACGACACCTTCCAATCAGCCGGTCATCCGACCGCAGCTGCGAATCGATTTCAACTTCCAGCCACGTGCTCGTACGTCCGTCTCGACCAGCCTCGGGCGCGTGCTGCAGCGCTACCCGGCCGAGAACGTCGTGGGCGGTCCGCTCGATATCATCGTCGGCCCCGACGGAACGGTCGTCGTCTCCGGCATGGTGAAGTCCGAAAAGGCAGCAGCCCTGGCCCTCGCGCTGGTCCGTCTGGAACCGGGCGTCCGTGAGGTCGTCGACCAGCTCGTGATCGCCGAAGAAGCCCTCCCGCCGACGCTGCCGCAGCCGTAG
- a CDS encoding secretin N-terminal domain-containing protein: MLGSDQLAHAQPLLSQQDTTSESAEVAVPLWETATLRLNYISTTWAKVLNDLAEKTGSTLVMYDIPPGRYNRQDWDQHSRTEAVRILNRELEPLGFRVLEKGEFLTVIEMRRARTQYRRPVTPDDRPAGPTTDDRPVAARYERRFDSITDSIRSQQRIATTPRTMDGRIRTVGHEEPADTESAPQPAPVSEAPQPQSNLVVSVEKQPAAEVARRIYKTFQSRARLVDAGPNGLPAFEVAPLKSEEGSTDVWFTVEIDTTRNELTIAAPKPVANALASLVRRLDTPPQEGQPEPQLVAGDGNMAQVGKRLRPVLQQMQQEGAAEGTGTVPARNVNATTDARDNALAAPPQPNRPGQWIAQADPDNQPMQGPQPAPVPPGDAPPVPPNGQMPPQQQPPGGLQGLLGNLKGDVTIEALEDLDLLILRGNQADVDAVMEVIRSIEQLAVGSTPEIHLLRLQFVNSESLAVLLNDVYERIGGLQGPAASAVQRSQNVNVVPVVKPNAVLILAPGNLMESVLTLAQELDQPIDPRAEFEVFRLKHAIASQVVELIEEFYEERPGLGTRLSAVADIRTNSVVVQGRPADLEELALLIRRIDRDEARAVNQLRIIPLRSALATELAEFLSTTIQNVLNPPQVAGQVGGFGGAGQGPQELRDSKAVVLEFLTRDGTAEKLIRSGLLSDIRINADVRSNSLMITAPEQSLPLLEELVHLLDQPSPVVAEIRVFSLENADATAAAELLEALFTQDQQQQQDGGGQLGIQIAGADDVSSSLVPLRFSVDARTNSVVAIGGADALTVVEAILLRLDQSDLRNRQTTVLKLRNSPAADVADAINQFLQSQRDLIQLDPDRISTVEILEQEVIVTPEPVTNSLLISATPRYFDEIQRLAQELDREPASVVIQALLVEVELNDTDEFGVELGFQDSVLFDRSVIDNLLTISETNTSPNGVQTTTQRIISQEGTPGFLFNNQPLGNNTSVRPDVVGGQSLSNFALGRVNGDLGFGGLVLSASSDSVNILIRALASRRNVHILSRPQIIALDNQLAQIQVGQRVPIVDGVNISTQGTANPNVVQDEAGIILTVTPRISPEGQVVMEVVAEKSQFTGEGVPIFVDGLTGNVIESPIKDITTARTTVKVPDGQTIVVGGMITKLDDTIKRKVPWLGDIPLVGHLFRFDSHNEQRTELLIFLTPRIVHGDADSELIKQVEAERLHWFEFEAEQMHGPLFSVPLETPPPVFEGMPPMMAPPGTIEAVPPMEGGDIPTTRVPAGSLNLSQPPSFQRSEDPAVIRIQEGELPTEPSKLPPGLPPGPPSTPPNAPPSGPAMP; encoded by the coding sequence ATGCTGGGCAGCGACCAACTCGCGCACGCCCAGCCGCTTCTGTCGCAGCAGGACACAACGAGCGAATCTGCCGAGGTCGCCGTCCCCCTATGGGAAACAGCCACCCTGCGTCTGAACTACATCAGCACGACGTGGGCAAAGGTGCTCAACGACCTAGCCGAAAAGACGGGCTCGACGCTGGTCATGTACGACATTCCGCCGGGGCGCTACAACCGGCAGGACTGGGATCAGCATTCGCGTACCGAAGCGGTCCGCATCCTCAACCGCGAACTGGAACCGCTCGGCTTCCGAGTCCTCGAAAAAGGTGAGTTCCTCACCGTCATCGAGATGCGTCGTGCCCGGACGCAGTATCGGCGGCCCGTCACACCCGATGACCGTCCCGCCGGCCCGACCACCGATGATCGGCCGGTCGCAGCCCGATACGAACGCCGCTTCGATTCGATCACCGACTCGATTCGCTCACAGCAGCGGATCGCGACAACGCCCCGGACGATGGACGGACGCATTCGGACCGTCGGACACGAAGAGCCGGCAGACACCGAGTCGGCACCGCAGCCCGCTCCGGTCTCCGAAGCGCCGCAACCGCAGTCCAACCTCGTCGTCTCGGTCGAAAAGCAGCCGGCCGCCGAGGTCGCCCGTCGTATCTACAAGACCTTCCAGTCTCGTGCCCGCCTCGTCGATGCCGGCCCCAACGGGTTGCCCGCGTTCGAAGTCGCGCCGCTGAAGTCCGAAGAGGGCTCTACCGACGTCTGGTTTACGGTCGAGATCGACACGACGCGCAACGAGCTGACAATCGCCGCCCCCAAACCGGTCGCCAACGCACTGGCCAGTCTCGTTCGCCGGCTCGATACGCCGCCGCAGGAAGGACAGCCGGAACCGCAGCTCGTCGCCGGTGACGGCAACATGGCACAGGTCGGCAAACGACTGCGGCCCGTGTTGCAGCAGATGCAGCAGGAAGGTGCCGCCGAAGGAACCGGCACTGTTCCGGCTCGCAACGTGAATGCCACCACCGACGCCCGGGACAACGCCCTGGCTGCTCCGCCGCAGCCGAACCGTCCGGGCCAGTGGATCGCCCAGGCCGATCCCGACAACCAGCCCATGCAGGGACCGCAGCCCGCTCCGGTGCCACCCGGCGACGCCCCGCCTGTGCCCCCGAACGGCCAGATGCCTCCTCAGCAGCAGCCACCCGGCGGTTTGCAGGGTCTGCTCGGCAATCTCAAGGGTGACGTGACCATCGAGGCCCTCGAAGATCTCGACCTGCTCATCCTGCGTGGTAACCAGGCAGACGTCGACGCGGTCATGGAGGTCATTCGCAGCATCGAACAGCTCGCCGTCGGTTCGACGCCCGAGATCCACCTGCTGCGGTTGCAGTTCGTCAATTCCGAGTCACTCGCGGTCCTGCTCAACGACGTGTATGAGCGCATCGGTGGACTGCAGGGTCCGGCCGCATCAGCCGTACAGCGTTCGCAGAACGTCAACGTCGTACCGGTCGTCAAGCCGAACGCCGTGCTGATCCTCGCACCCGGCAACCTGATGGAGTCGGTCCTCACATTGGCCCAGGAACTGGATCAGCCGATTGATCCGCGGGCCGAATTCGAAGTCTTCCGGCTCAAGCATGCCATTGCCTCCCAGGTCGTGGAGCTCATCGAAGAGTTCTACGAAGAGCGACCGGGGCTGGGGACGCGTCTCTCGGCCGTCGCCGACATCCGCACGAACTCCGTCGTCGTGCAGGGACGTCCTGCCGATCTGGAAGAACTGGCACTGCTGATCCGCCGGATCGATCGCGACGAAGCCAGAGCCGTCAACCAGCTGAGGATCATTCCCCTCCGCAGCGCCCTGGCGACCGAACTGGCCGAATTCCTCAGCACCACCATTCAGAACGTTCTCAATCCGCCTCAGGTCGCCGGACAGGTCGGTGGCTTCGGTGGTGCCGGACAGGGACCGCAGGAACTGCGGGATTCGAAGGCGGTCGTACTCGAGTTCCTCACCCGTGACGGAACCGCCGAAAAGCTGATCCGATCCGGTCTGCTCAGCGACATCCGCATCAATGCCGACGTGCGCTCGAACAGCCTGATGATCACCGCACCAGAACAGAGCCTGCCTCTGCTGGAGGAACTGGTCCACCTGCTCGATCAGCCGAGCCCGGTCGTCGCGGAGATTCGCGTCTTCTCTCTGGAGAACGCCGACGCGACCGCCGCTGCCGAACTGCTCGAAGCCCTGTTCACACAGGATCAGCAGCAGCAACAGGATGGCGGGGGGCAACTGGGAATCCAGATCGCCGGCGCCGACGACGTCAGCAGCAGCCTGGTGCCGCTGCGGTTTTCGGTCGATGCCCGCACCAACAGCGTCGTGGCGATCGGCGGAGCCGATGCTCTGACGGTCGTGGAAGCCATTCTGCTCCGTCTCGACCAGAGCGATCTCCGGAATCGACAGACCACCGTGCTGAAGCTTCGTAACAGCCCGGCCGCCGACGTCGCAGACGCCATCAACCAGTTTCTTCAGTCGCAGCGTGATCTGATCCAGCTCGATCCCGATCGCATCAGTACGGTCGAGATCCTCGAGCAGGAAGTGATCGTCACGCCCGAACCGGTCACCAACAGTCTGCTCATCAGCGCCACACCGCGGTACTTCGACGAAATCCAGCGGCTCGCCCAGGAGCTGGATCGCGAACCGGCCTCGGTCGTCATCCAGGCCCTGCTGGTCGAGGTGGAACTGAACGACACCGACGAGTTCGGTGTCGAACTCGGCTTCCAGGATTCGGTCCTGTTCGATCGCAGCGTCATCGACAACCTGCTGACAATCTCCGAGACCAACACCTCGCCGAACGGCGTGCAGACAACCACCCAGCGAATTATCTCGCAGGAAGGAACGCCCGGCTTTCTGTTCAACAACCAGCCGCTGGGGAACAACACCTCGGTCCGGCCGGATGTCGTAGGCGGCCAGTCGCTGAGCAACTTCGCTCTCGGCCGGGTCAATGGCGACCTCGGCTTCGGTGGTCTGGTTCTGTCTGCCAGTTCCGACTCGGTCAACATCCTGATCCGGGCACTGGCCTCGCGGCGGAACGTCCACATTCTCAGCCGCCCGCAGATCATCGCGCTCGACAACCAGCTGGCTCAGATTCAGGTCGGTCAGCGCGTTCCGATCGTCGACGGCGTCAACATCTCCACACAGGGAACGGCCAACCCGAACGTCGTTCAGGACGAGGCCGGCATCATCCTCACCGTCACGCCGCGTATCAGCCCCGAAGGCCAGGTCGTGATGGAAGTCGTCGCCGAAAAAAGCCAGTTCACCGGCGAAGGGGTCCCGATCTTCGTGGATGGCCTGACCGGCAACGTCATCGAATCGCCGATCAAGGACATCACCACCGCCCGGACGACCGTCAAGGTGCCGGACGGACAGACGATCGTCGTTGGTGGCATGATCACCAAGCTGGACGACACCATCAAACGCAAGGTGCCCTGGCTGGGAGATATCCCGCTGGTCGGGCATCTGTTCCGGTTCGATTCGCACAACGAGCAGCGCACCGAACTGCTGATCTTCCTGACGCCGCGAATCGTGCACGGCGATGCCGACTCGGAACTGATCAAGCAGGTGGAAGCAGAGCGTCTGCACTGGTTCGAGTTTGAAGCCGAGCAGATGCACGGACCGCTGTTCAGCGTGCCGCTCGAAACGCCCCCGCCGGTGTTCGAAGGAATGCCTCCGATGATGGCGCCGCCCGGCACCATTGAGGCCGTTCCTCCGATGGAGGGTGGCGATATTCCGACGACGCGGGTGCCGGCCGGTTCACTGAACCTTTCACAGCCTCCCTCGTTCCAGCGGAGCGAGGACCCGGCTGTCATCCGGATCCAGGAAGGTGAGCTGCCGACCGAACCGTCGAAACTGCCACCGGGCCTGCCGCCCGGCCCGCCGTCGACGCCGCCGAACGCTCCCCCCTCTGGCCCGGCAATGCCGTAA
- a CDS encoding cadherin repeat domain-containing protein, giving the protein MQPREKVLAILLAVVVAGVVLVPAFERTFLDPLTELNGELKTVQMAVSARELDELKLMRATANLKDWRERSLPPDPLNAQRVYQEWLTDLALVANWNNVEVKLGRRSTRGATYAAVPVTIEARATLENVATFLRLFEATNLLHRISRLDLDRSVDPAGIQLAVTLTAEGLSLPDATQRTRLLPATYTAKLVDPEADSVTVVSGAGFPEEAPFRARIGSEIVDVTAVDGNSWKIQRGIAGTATGTHTENAEIELLPLVEEHKARASVAERLAASSSPFVKPRPPIEYKPHFASTTPPAAVRGEDYTFELKVEDWDPTFGNPELELGPDTPEGMRFDEETGTIRWSPSEELEPGPYPVSVIARSGVNNAPVIEATLDLTLRLPNNSPQLPEIGTIVAYTGRDLVVPIEASDPDLPNDKLQYALTGEVPDGVSIDSSSGELRWSIPLEAEPGERQVTVKVTDSGMPPAEDSQAVTLDVRDDAALYTYLVGCLVQEQTAQALLYDRSSNSNLLLTDGDFFEAADLQLFVLSIAVDHVTVSDGAEVYRLNIGRNFREMQLLPPEKPAGETATSEVSVSDPPESAADAQESAASEAEPAPDASGDSDANN; this is encoded by the coding sequence ATGCAACCACGAGAAAAAGTGCTCGCGATCCTGCTCGCCGTCGTCGTTGCCGGGGTCGTCCTGGTGCCGGCGTTCGAACGGACCTTCCTGGATCCGCTCACCGAGCTGAACGGTGAACTCAAGACGGTGCAGATGGCCGTCTCGGCCCGCGAGCTGGACGAACTGAAGCTCATGCGGGCGACCGCCAATCTCAAGGACTGGCGGGAGCGCAGCCTTCCTCCCGATCCGCTCAACGCGCAGCGGGTCTATCAGGAATGGCTGACCGACCTGGCACTGGTCGCCAACTGGAACAACGTCGAAGTCAAACTCGGCCGACGCAGCACGCGCGGCGCGACGTACGCAGCCGTCCCCGTCACCATTGAAGCCCGGGCCACGCTCGAAAACGTCGCGACCTTCCTGCGGCTGTTCGAAGCGACCAATCTGCTGCACCGGATCAGTCGGTTGGACCTCGATCGATCCGTCGATCCCGCCGGAATCCAGCTGGCGGTGACGCTCACCGCCGAAGGACTGTCCCTGCCGGACGCCACGCAGCGGACCCGGTTGCTGCCGGCAACCTATACTGCCAAGCTGGTGGATCCCGAAGCCGACTCCGTCACCGTCGTCTCCGGCGCAGGGTTTCCCGAGGAGGCGCCGTTTCGGGCGCGAATCGGAAGTGAGATCGTGGACGTGACGGCCGTCGACGGCAATTCGTGGAAGATTCAACGGGGCATCGCCGGCACGGCAACCGGCACACATACCGAAAATGCAGAGATCGAACTGCTGCCGCTCGTCGAAGAGCACAAAGCCCGCGCCAGCGTTGCCGAGCGTCTTGCCGCCAGCAGCAGTCCGTTCGTCAAACCACGCCCGCCAATCGAGTACAAACCGCACTTCGCCTCGACCACACCCCCGGCTGCCGTTCGCGGCGAAGACTACACGTTCGAACTGAAGGTGGAGGACTGGGACCCGACGTTCGGTAACCCGGAACTCGAACTCGGCCCCGACACTCCCGAGGGAATGCGCTTCGATGAGGAAACCGGCACGATCCGCTGGTCTCCCTCCGAGGAACTCGAACCGGGCCCATATCCCGTCTCCGTTATCGCCCGGTCCGGCGTCAACAACGCGCCCGTCATCGAAGCCACGCTCGATCTGACGCTGCGACTCCCGAACAATTCGCCGCAACTGCCGGAGATCGGCACCATCGTCGCCTACACCGGCCGGGACCTGGTCGTCCCGATCGAAGCCAGCGATCCGGACCTGCCGAACGACAAGTTACAGTACGCACTCACCGGCGAAGTTCCCGATGGCGTCAGCATCGACTCGAGCAGCGGCGAACTCCGCTGGTCAATTCCGCTCGAGGCCGAACCGGGCGAGCGCCAAGTGACCGTCAAGGTGACCGACAGTGGAATGCCCCCTGCCGAAGACTCGCAGGCGGTGACCCTCGACGTCCGGGACGATGCGGCCCTGTACACGTATCTGGTCGGCTGTCTCGTGCAGGAACAGACGGCACAGGCACTGCTGTACGATCGCAGCTCGAATTCCAACCTGCTCCTCACGGACGGAGACTTCTTCGAAGCGGCCGATCTTCAGCTGTTCGTCCTCTCCATCGCGGTTGATCACGTGACCGTCTCGGACGGCGCCGAAGTCTATCGACTCAACATCGGCCGGAACTTCCGCGAGATGCAACTGCTTCCTCCGGAGAAGCCTGCCGGGGAGACAGCGACCAGCGAGGTCTCGGTGTCCGATCCGCCGGAATCGGCAGCCGATGCCCAGGAATCGGCGGCCTCCGAAGCCGAACCGGCTCCGGACGCGAGCGGCGATTCCGACGCAAACAACTGA